AGTTGAGCAAGACAGAATTCGAACTCCTTTTCGCTCTTTTAACGAATGCCGGAATTGTGATGTCGAAGGAGAGACTCCTTGAGAAAGTCTGGGGCAACGAAGAATGGGGAAACCCCAACGTTGTGGAGGTGTATATCAATTACCTGCGCAAAAAGCTCGGACAATCGGGCGAGAGAATCAAGACAGTGAGAGGTTCTGGTTACGTTGTCAGATAAGAGGGTCTTTTCAACTTCAACACAGGTGGCCTTCAACTCCATGGTTTTACTTGTGTTGATTCTATCTGTTTCAGCGCTCTTTATATACAGGGTGTCGGAGAGCATCTTCATTCGCAATTACTCGGAAGAGATGAGAAAGATCTTCATGGACTCTCCCATGGGGAGGGGCATGAGGATGGGAATAGGCCGCATTATCGGTCGTGGTGGAAATGAGTTCTATGTGAGGATAGAAGGAATAGTGGTGCAAAACCCGACAGGTCTGTCGAACGTACCCGATGTGGAAGGTTACGTGAGGACAAAAATTAACGGGAGTTCTTACCTTTTCTACGGCTTCACCAACGGAAACGAAAAGATCCTGCTTGGCGCGCAGATGGACGATCTGGACTTCTTCCTGCAGAGTCTTTCCACCACACTTGTGCTCTCGATGGTCATCGGAGTAGCGCTGTCCATATTGAGTGGCTATCTCCTCGGGAAGAGGGTTTCAAAGCCGCTGAAAGAGGCAACGTCTCTACTGAAGGAAATAACGCTGGAAGATTTATCCAAAAGGGTTGAGATAGACCCCAGGACTTCAGAGCTTGCAGAGCTTAAAAAAGCCCTAAATACAGCGCTAGATAGGATTGAAGACGGCTATAAAAGGCAGGAACAGTTCTCTTCAGATATCGCCCACGAGATACGCTCGCCTTTGACGTCGATACTCGGCTTTTCCAGAATGATACAGAGATGGGGATCTAAAGATCCGGAGGCTCTTAAAGAAGCCGCTGAAAGGATAACGGCGACCGCAGGCAAGATGCTTACAATAACCGAAGGGCTGCTCTTTCTGGCGCGTCCGGTAATTGAAACGAACAGGGAGAGTTTCGACCTCGGAGAGCTCGTTAATGAACTGGTGAAATCCACACCCATACCTGAAAACATAACTGTCGAAATCGATGTTGGGAATGTGAATGTCACGACCGACAGGGCCTTGCTAAAAATAGCGTTGAAGGTGTTGCTCGAGAATGCGATGAAATATGGGAAAGGAAAACCCATAGGCTTTTATTGGACGAAAGGCTTGCTTCAAGTTAGGGATCACGGAGATGGAATCGATGCAGAGAAGATAGATAGAATTTTCGACAGGTTCTACAGGGGCGATTCCTCAAGAAGCGGAGAAGGTCACGGTCTGGGCCTGTCGATCGTCAGAAAGATCTGTGACGCCCTTGACTTGACAATTACTGCGGAAAACAACGAAGATGGCGGGGCCGTCTTTTCTATCGGGAGGTTATTATGAAGGCTCTGTGTTTTATCACAGAATCGACATTGCTTTGGGTTGTTCTCCCTCTGTGGATACTGTCGGGAAGCGCTTCCGGTATCGGAATTTTTTTCGTGGTAGGCCTTGCAATGGTGGTCGTCTCGGTAGCGTTTTCGCTGTATTCTTCGCTGGCCGCTTTCTACTGGACGGGAAGCTTTCCGGGATTGTTGACTGTTCAGGATCGAACAATCACCAGCGGTCCGTACCGTTTCATCAGACAGCCACTTTATGTAGGATACACTTTCTTTCTGTTGGGTATTGTAATGCTATCGGGGGAGTTTCTTTTTCTTATGCTCTGGGCAGCTATCAGCTGCTGTCTTCTTTTATACACGGTTTTCAGGGAAAGAAAGCTGGCCGAAAGAGACGAACGATACGCCTTTTACATAGAAACCGTGCCGTTGCTCCTGCCAAGACGCGGTAAATATATACCTTTCGACTTCACCAGGTGTGTTCCGTGGCTCTTCATCGCAACTTCTCTCGTGGTGAAATTCCTGATACTGATTCTGCTTCCCTCGAAAGTGAAGAATGCACGGGTACTGAGAGAGAGAAAACCCTTCATAATAGCACTTGCGCACCAGACCCACTACGACGGCCCCCTGATATTTTACTCGACCTGGAGGTATTTCAGATTCGTCGGCACGGCGATCTATGTTGACAGGATGAGACTTTTGAGAAACTTTGGAACGATTCCCGTGAAACGCTACACAATAGATACCACGGCGATAAGACAGATGCTGTCAACAATAAAGGAAGGAATTCCCCTGGGGATAGCGCCCGAGGCGGCTCGTTCCTGGGACGGCAAGTTCTTGAGTGTAAAAAAAGAGATATGGAAACTCTTCAAGATGCTGAAAACCCCCATCGTACCTGTCAAATTCTACGGAATACAGAGACTATGGCCCCGGTGGGCCGGTATCTTCTCTCCCGGTTTCTCCACAGTGGAGTTCGGTGATCCCATACAGCCTGACGATCCCGAAATGGAACGCAAAATAAGCGACTTTCTTTCAAAAGAGGACCCCACTTTCGAAAAACCTTACAGAAGTTACAGGCATATCGAAAGACTAATCTGGAGATGCCCTTCGTGCGGCAAGATCGGTTCGATCAAGGGTTTTCACAGTGGTTTCTCCTGCGGCTCCTGCGGAAAGAGCTGGAACAGGCCGTCGGTCAACAAGGTAATAGAACTTCACGAAAAAATCAAGCCTGGAAATATGGGCCTCTCCTTTCCCGTGAGAGACAGGGTCTTTTTCAGGGGTGAGGAAGTAGAGGGATTGATAATGGAAGATTTGGCGATGATAGGAAGTTTTTCACTTCGGTACAGCGACATAAAGAATTCCAGCATCGAGAAAAGCGTTGAACCCGTCTTTGGAACGGCCGACGAAATGGTGATCTTCAAATCCAATAGTAGTGCACTCATGTGGCAGGAGATAATCGATTTCCAGATAAAGTTCCGTCTCAAGCGCGATGATTATCATACCGACCTCTGGGGATAGTAACCTCGAACATCTGCTTGCAATAAGCCGCTTTTGATTTCGAGGCTTCCCTTGCATGTCAGAATCCATTAACCGGGTAATATCACCGTATCCAATAAACAAATCAGCAACAATTGAGG
This portion of the Mesotoga infera genome encodes:
- a CDS encoding 1-acyl-sn-glycerol-3-phosphate acyltransferase, with amino-acid sequence MKALCFITESTLLWVVLPLWILSGSASGIGIFFVVGLAMVVVSVAFSLYSSLAAFYWTGSFPGLLTVQDRTITSGPYRFIRQPLYVGYTFFLLGIVMLSGEFLFLMLWAAISCCLLLYTVFRERKLAERDERYAFYIETVPLLLPRRGKYIPFDFTRCVPWLFIATSLVVKFLILILLPSKVKNARVLRERKPFIIALAHQTHYDGPLIFYSTWRYFRFVGTAIYVDRMRLLRNFGTIPVKRYTIDTTAIRQMLSTIKEGIPLGIAPEAARSWDGKFLSVKKEIWKLFKMLKTPIVPVKFYGIQRLWPRWAGIFSPGFSTVEFGDPIQPDDPEMERKISDFLSKEDPTFEKPYRSYRHIERLIWRCPSCGKIGSIKGFHSGFSCGSCGKSWNRPSVNKVIELHEKIKPGNMGLSFPVRDRVFFRGEEVEGLIMEDLAMIGSFSLRYSDIKNSSIEKSVEPVFGTADEMVIFKSNSSALMWQEIIDFQIKFRLKRDDYHTDLWG
- a CDS encoding HAMP domain-containing sensor histidine kinase, which codes for MSDKRVFSTSTQVAFNSMVLLVLILSVSALFIYRVSESIFIRNYSEEMRKIFMDSPMGRGMRMGIGRIIGRGGNEFYVRIEGIVVQNPTGLSNVPDVEGYVRTKINGSSYLFYGFTNGNEKILLGAQMDDLDFFLQSLSTTLVLSMVIGVALSILSGYLLGKRVSKPLKEATSLLKEITLEDLSKRVEIDPRTSELAELKKALNTALDRIEDGYKRQEQFSSDIAHEIRSPLTSILGFSRMIQRWGSKDPEALKEAAERITATAGKMLTITEGLLFLARPVIETNRESFDLGELVNELVKSTPIPENITVEIDVGNVNVTTDRALLKIALKVLLENAMKYGKGKPIGFYWTKGLLQVRDHGDGIDAEKIDRIFDRFYRGDSSRSGEGHGLGLSIVRKICDALDLTITAENNEDGGAVFSIGRLL